The following coding sequences are from one Microbulbifer sp. TB1203 window:
- the lolA gene encoding outer membrane lipoprotein chaperone LolA, with product MKGTLKTLILSLGLAASGAWADATEELSQLLKPLASISGNFQQTLIDERGKVMQKSNGNFSVQRPGKLRWKTGEPFPQLLVTNNKKLWLYDPDLEQVTIRPVDKRMKETPALLLGGKVEEIRSSFNVDSKDGAYHLTPKRKSAAFKSMEIRFSDKGLPSAMTVRDEMGQTTKIKFSGMKANPKLSDAIFNFKPPAGTDVVKDQ from the coding sequence ATGAAAGGTACTCTGAAAACTCTGATCCTGTCCCTCGGACTGGCCGCCAGCGGCGCCTGGGCCGACGCCACGGAGGAGTTGAGCCAATTGTTGAAGCCGCTGGCGAGTATCTCCGGCAACTTCCAGCAGACCCTGATCGACGAACGCGGCAAGGTCATGCAGAAGAGCAACGGCAATTTCTCCGTACAGCGGCCGGGCAAGCTGCGCTGGAAGACCGGCGAACCCTTTCCCCAACTGCTGGTCACCAACAACAAGAAGCTGTGGCTCTACGATCCGGACCTGGAGCAGGTGACGATCCGCCCGGTGGACAAGCGCATGAAGGAAACTCCCGCGCTGCTGCTGGGCGGCAAGGTGGAGGAGATTCGCAGTTCCTTCAACGTCGACAGCAAGGACGGCGCCTACCACTTGACCCCCAAGCGCAAGTCGGCGGCTTTCAAATCCATGGAAATCCGCTTCAGCGACAAGGGCCTACCGTCCGCGATGACCGTACGCGATGAGATGGGCCAGACCACCAAAATCAAGTTCAGCGGCATGAAGGCCAATCCGAAGTTGTCCGACGCCATATTCAATTTCAAGCCGCCGGCGGGGACCGATGTCGTCAAAGATCAGTGA
- a CDS encoding penicillin acylase family protein has protein sequence MSISPSTPRLFLRILAWLAALLAIALAGSWLWLRQSLPILDGELDTGKLEAPATVRRDAQGVALIESQDRNSIAFALGFLHAQERFFQMDLLRRNSAGELSALVGPAALKHDKKVRLHQFRKRAERNAAAMPPEQRRLLSRYVEGVNYGLQQLGARPWEYAVLGRKPEPWTEADSLLTIFSMGLTLQSPTGEYERRDTALAELLPQDLYQFFFPDGGHWDAPLVGEARGPVKMPQTDIASLLEEKEPIAYQTMESDDKIYGSNNWVVGGALTEHGSAILADDMHLGLNVPNIWYRAGWNLPGSERMVRGVTLPGGPIAVVGSNGLVAWGFTNTGGDWGDLIPLELSENGRQYKTPEGWRDFEIDREAIEVKGGETEYLEVRKTIWGPVVSRDYRGTPLAYRWVAHDLRGANVNLLQMETVESAREALDLGPQLGIPHQNLVVGDREGHIGWTVAGAIPRRVGFDGSRSVSWADGSARWEGFLSASEQPRVYDPPSHRIWTANARTMDGQFLAVMGDHGYALGARQQQIRDALFARKTFAEQDLLDIQLDDRAVFLQRWQQQLLGLLENEEDYRDVREQIENWGGRAAASSVGYRIVRNYRLKFLEFATAPVLTYMRRFQEDFSFGPMKRQLEYGAWEMSLSEPRHLLNPDFESWRALKLAALDTVLEEMAKDGRPLAEQNWGAQNTARIHHPLGRAVSAINWFTAMPAEPLSGDTHMPRVQSPDNGASERMVVSPGHEDSGIFHMATGQSAHPLSPFFGNGHEDWVQGNPSPFSERESRYTLTLR, from the coding sequence ATGTCCATTAGTCCATCCACTCCCCGCCTTTTCCTCCGTATCCTGGCCTGGCTGGCCGCCCTTCTGGCAATTGCCCTGGCCGGCAGCTGGCTGTGGCTTCGACAAAGCCTGCCGATACTGGACGGAGAGCTGGATACCGGGAAACTGGAGGCTCCGGCCACCGTCCGCCGGGATGCCCAGGGCGTGGCTCTGATCGAATCGCAGGATCGCAACAGCATTGCTTTTGCCCTGGGCTTCCTGCACGCACAGGAACGCTTCTTCCAAATGGATTTGTTGCGGCGCAACTCCGCCGGCGAACTGTCCGCGCTGGTGGGGCCCGCGGCGTTGAAACACGACAAAAAAGTACGCCTGCACCAGTTCCGCAAGCGCGCCGAGCGCAACGCGGCCGCGATGCCCCCGGAGCAGCGCCGGCTGCTGAGCCGCTATGTGGAAGGAGTCAATTACGGGCTGCAGCAACTGGGAGCCAGGCCCTGGGAGTACGCTGTGCTGGGGCGGAAGCCGGAGCCCTGGACCGAAGCGGACAGCCTGCTGACCATTTTCAGCATGGGCCTCACGCTGCAGAGCCCCACCGGCGAATACGAAAGGCGCGACACCGCCCTGGCCGAACTGCTGCCCCAGGATCTCTACCAGTTCTTTTTCCCCGACGGCGGCCACTGGGACGCCCCACTGGTCGGGGAGGCGCGCGGCCCCGTCAAAATGCCCCAGACCGATATCGCCTCACTACTGGAGGAGAAGGAGCCGATCGCCTACCAGACGATGGAGAGCGATGACAAAATCTATGGTAGCAATAACTGGGTGGTTGGCGGCGCCCTGACCGAACACGGCAGCGCCATACTGGCAGACGATATGCACCTGGGGCTGAATGTGCCCAATATCTGGTACCGCGCCGGGTGGAACCTACCCGGAAGCGAGCGAATGGTGCGCGGTGTCACTCTGCCCGGTGGTCCCATTGCGGTGGTGGGCAGCAACGGACTGGTAGCCTGGGGGTTCACCAACACCGGCGGTGACTGGGGCGACCTGATTCCGCTGGAGCTGAGCGAAAACGGCCGCCAGTACAAAACACCCGAAGGTTGGCGCGATTTTGAAATCGATCGCGAAGCCATCGAGGTGAAGGGAGGTGAAACAGAGTACCTGGAGGTCCGCAAAACCATCTGGGGGCCGGTGGTGAGCCGGGATTACAGGGGTACTCCCCTCGCCTACCGCTGGGTGGCCCACGATCTGCGCGGCGCCAATGTGAACCTGCTGCAAATGGAGACAGTGGAAAGCGCGCGCGAAGCGTTGGACCTGGGCCCGCAACTGGGCATCCCCCACCAGAACCTGGTGGTGGGCGACCGGGAGGGGCATATCGGCTGGACCGTTGCCGGCGCCATTCCCCGCCGCGTGGGCTTCGATGGCAGCCGCTCGGTCTCCTGGGCCGACGGCAGCGCCCGCTGGGAGGGCTTCCTCTCTGCGAGCGAACAGCCGCGGGTCTACGATCCCCCCTCCCACCGTATCTGGACCGCCAATGCGCGGACCATGGATGGCCAGTTTCTGGCGGTGATGGGCGACCACGGCTACGCCTTGGGAGCCCGCCAGCAGCAGATTCGCGATGCCCTTTTTGCCCGCAAAACCTTTGCCGAGCAAGATCTGCTGGATATCCAGTTGGACGACCGCGCAGTATTTCTGCAGCGCTGGCAGCAGCAGTTGCTGGGGCTGCTGGAGAATGAGGAAGATTACCGCGACGTGCGCGAACAGATCGAAAACTGGGGCGGCCGCGCCGCCGCCTCTTCGGTGGGTTACCGCATTGTGCGCAATTACCGTCTCAAGTTCCTGGAGTTCGCCACGGCACCGGTACTCACCTATATGCGCCGCTTTCAGGAGGATTTTTCCTTCGGTCCCATGAAACGCCAGCTGGAATACGGGGCCTGGGAAATGAGCCTGAGCGAACCGCGGCACCTGCTCAACCCGGACTTTGAATCCTGGCGGGCGCTGAAACTGGCCGCCCTGGACACGGTCCTGGAAGAGATGGCCAAAGACGGCCGTCCGCTGGCGGAGCAGAACTGGGGAGCGCAGAATACTGCGCGTATCCACCACCCCTTGGGCCGCGCGGTATCCGCGATCAACTGGTTTACCGCCATGCCCGCAGAGCCGCTTTCCGGCGACACCCATATGCCGCGGGTACAATCCCCGGATAACGGCGCTTCCGAGCGAATGGTGGTCTCCCCCGGCCACGAAGACAGCGGAATTTTCCATATGGCCACCGGCCAGAGCGCGCATCCGCTATCGCCGTTTTTTGGCAATGGGCACGAGGATTGGGTTCAGGGGAATCCTTCGCCGTTCTCGGAAAGGGAAAGCCGCTACACGCTGACGCTGCGCTGA
- the serS gene encoding serine--tRNA ligase gives MLDPKLIRTQMDQVAAALKKRGVKLDAAKLESLEERRKELQVHTESLQNERNSKSKNIGRAKAAGEDITPLLKEVESLGSQLSEAKQALSELQNELDTILSAIPNLPDESVPEGKDEDDNVEVRRWGQPRQFDFPVKDHVDLGAQLGGLDFEMASKLTGSRFAVMTGHVAKLHRALSQFMLDLHIEEHGYREANVPVIVNDDSLYGTSQLPKFADDLFRLEDERGFYLIPTAEVPLTNFYRDEIVEDAQSLPHKYVAHTTCFRSEAGSHGRDTRGMIRQHQFEKVELVWATRPDQSEEALEELTRNAETVLQKLNLPYRTVILCGGDIGFAARKTYDLEVWIPSQDKYREISSCSLVGDFQARRMKARWRNPETGKPELLHTLNGSGLAVGRTLIAVLENYQREDGSIEVPEILRPYMRGQEVLTPA, from the coding sequence ATGCTCGACCCAAAACTTATTCGCACACAAATGGATCAAGTGGCCGCGGCCCTGAAGAAGCGCGGCGTGAAACTGGACGCGGCCAAACTCGAAAGCCTCGAGGAGCGCCGCAAGGAACTGCAGGTACACACCGAGAGCCTGCAGAACGAGCGCAACAGCAAGTCGAAGAATATCGGCCGCGCCAAGGCCGCCGGCGAGGACATTACCCCGCTGCTGAAGGAAGTCGAGTCCCTGGGCAGCCAGTTGAGCGAAGCCAAGCAGGCGCTGTCGGAACTGCAGAACGAACTGGACACCATTCTCTCCGCCATTCCCAACCTGCCGGACGAGTCCGTTCCGGAAGGGAAGGACGAAGACGACAATGTGGAAGTACGCCGCTGGGGCCAGCCGCGCCAGTTCGATTTCCCCGTCAAGGACCACGTGGACCTGGGCGCACAGCTCGGCGGGCTGGATTTCGAGATGGCCAGCAAACTCACCGGCTCCCGCTTCGCGGTGATGACCGGGCATGTGGCCAAGCTGCACCGGGCGCTGTCGCAGTTTATGCTCGACCTGCATATCGAGGAACACGGTTATCGCGAGGCCAATGTGCCGGTCATCGTCAACGACGACTCCCTGTACGGCACTTCCCAGTTGCCAAAATTCGCCGACGACCTGTTCAGGTTGGAAGATGAGCGCGGCTTCTACCTGATACCCACCGCGGAAGTACCGTTGACCAACTTCTACCGCGATGAAATTGTCGAGGACGCGCAATCGCTACCGCACAAGTATGTCGCGCACACCACCTGCTTCCGCTCCGAGGCCGGCTCCCACGGCCGCGACACCCGCGGCATGATCCGCCAGCACCAGTTCGAGAAGGTGGAACTGGTGTGGGCTACCCGCCCGGACCAGTCGGAAGAGGCGCTGGAGGAACTCACCCGCAATGCGGAAACCGTCCTGCAGAAACTGAACCTCCCGTATCGCACCGTGATCCTGTGCGGCGGCGATATCGGCTTCGCCGCCCGCAAGACCTACGACCTGGAAGTATGGATTCCCTCCCAGGACAAATACCGCGAAATATCCTCCTGCTCACTGGTCGGCGATTTCCAGGCGCGGCGGATGAAGGCCCGCTGGCGCAACCCGGAAACCGGCAAGCCGGAACTGCTCCACACCCTGAACGGCTCCGGCCTGGCGGTGGGCCGCACCCTGATTGCGGTGCTGGAAAATTACCAGCGCGAGGACGGCAGCATCGAAGTACCGGAAATACTGCGGCCCTACATGCGCGGCCAGGAAGTATTGACGCCGGCATAA
- a CDS encoding DNA translocase FtsK 4TM domain-containing protein, translating to MKADSATDAATNDDAGVPPDSLIARLLREGALIALLAGALLLAISLASYSPQDPGWSHTGHSDQVENAIGPTGAWLADVCLSLLGWMAYLFPLLIGWRAFGILRDRNARFHGPLFALRVSGLGLLLACGAGLATLCFAQGAEPLPFSNGGIIGAALAGATEHNLGYVGATILLLALFAIGITVFTGLSWLKLVDSIGRNILGFFTWLGNRYQRSRQRREEERAAREAIVVRKAAVEEEKQRTAKRLPPKIEPTLPTPKQSPRAAKEKQRELFSGPVTGTLPPLSLLDAADKNRKAGFSRDSLEAMSRLLELKLKDFGVVAEVVSVLPGPVVTRFEIQPAPGVKVSRITNLAKDLARSLAVISVRVVEVIPGKSVVGIEIPNENRQMVRLSEVLSADVYDGAKSALTLALGHDISGQPVVADLAKMPHLLVAGTTGSGKSVGINVMLLSLLYKSTPEEVRLILVDPKMLELSVYEGIPHLLTPVITDMNDAANGLRWCVGEMERRYKLMAAMGVRNLAGFNRKVRDAIEAGEPLVDPLWQPDPMSSVPEAEQTPGYLKPLPAVVVVIDEFADMMMIVGKKVEQLIARIAQKARAAGIHLLLATQRPSVDVITGLIKANVPTRIAFQVSSKVDSRTILDQGGAEQLLGHGDMLYLPPGSGVPVRVHGAFVDDHEVHKVVADWSRRGEPEYIDGIVDDTNNSIPVPGLQTEGGEDDDPETDALYDEAVAFVTKSRKASISSVQRQLRIGYNRAARIIDAMEAAGVVSEAGHNGNREVLAPPPA from the coding sequence TTGAAGGCCGACAGCGCAACCGACGCAGCCACCAACGACGATGCCGGTGTCCCGCCGGACTCCCTGATCGCCCGCCTGCTGCGCGAGGGTGCGCTGATTGCGCTGCTCGCCGGTGCGCTGCTGCTCGCCATCAGCCTGGCGAGCTACAGCCCGCAAGATCCGGGCTGGTCCCACACGGGCCACTCGGATCAGGTGGAAAATGCCATCGGTCCGACGGGCGCCTGGCTGGCGGATGTCTGCCTGTCGCTGCTGGGCTGGATGGCCTACTTGTTCCCGCTGCTGATCGGCTGGCGCGCCTTTGGCATCCTGCGCGATCGCAATGCGCGCTTTCACGGCCCGCTGTTCGCACTGCGGGTTTCCGGGCTGGGGCTATTGCTGGCCTGCGGCGCCGGGCTGGCCACCCTCTGTTTCGCCCAGGGGGCGGAACCGCTGCCTTTCTCCAACGGCGGCATTATCGGCGCGGCGCTCGCCGGGGCCACCGAACACAATCTCGGCTATGTGGGGGCGACCATCCTGCTGTTGGCCCTGTTCGCCATCGGCATCACCGTCTTTACCGGGTTGTCCTGGCTGAAACTGGTGGATTCGATCGGTCGCAATATCCTCGGATTTTTCACCTGGTTGGGGAACCGCTATCAGCGCTCGCGCCAGCGGCGCGAGGAGGAGCGCGCGGCGCGGGAGGCCATCGTCGTGCGCAAGGCGGCGGTGGAAGAGGAGAAGCAGCGCACCGCCAAACGCCTGCCGCCCAAAATTGAGCCAACGCTGCCGACGCCCAAGCAGAGCCCGCGCGCCGCTAAGGAGAAGCAGAGGGAACTGTTCAGCGGGCCGGTCACCGGAACCCTGCCGCCGCTGTCATTGCTGGATGCGGCGGACAAGAACAGGAAAGCCGGCTTCTCCCGCGACTCCCTGGAAGCCATGTCGCGCCTGTTGGAACTCAAGCTGAAAGACTTCGGCGTGGTGGCCGAGGTGGTCTCGGTGCTGCCAGGGCCTGTGGTGACCCGCTTCGAGATACAACCAGCCCCCGGGGTCAAGGTGAGCCGCATTACCAACCTGGCCAAGGACCTGGCCCGCTCCCTGGCGGTGATCAGCGTGCGGGTGGTGGAGGTGATCCCCGGAAAATCGGTGGTGGGCATCGAAATTCCCAATGAAAACAGGCAGATGGTACGACTTTCTGAAGTACTTTCTGCGGATGTATACGACGGTGCCAAGTCGGCTTTGACCCTGGCCCTGGGCCACGATATCTCGGGTCAGCCGGTGGTCGCGGACCTGGCCAAGATGCCTCACCTGCTGGTGGCGGGCACCACTGGCTCGGGCAAGTCCGTGGGCATCAACGTGATGCTGCTCAGCCTGTTGTACAAGTCCACACCGGAGGAGGTGCGCCTCATCTTAGTAGACCCGAAGATGCTGGAGCTGTCGGTCTACGAGGGCATCCCACACCTGCTGACTCCGGTGATCACCGATATGAACGACGCCGCCAACGGCTTGCGCTGGTGCGTGGGCGAGATGGAGCGGCGCTACAAGCTGATGGCGGCCATGGGCGTGCGCAACCTGGCGGGCTTCAACCGCAAGGTGCGCGACGCCATCGAGGCCGGCGAACCGCTGGTCGACCCGCTGTGGCAACCGGACCCCATGTCCAGCGTACCGGAAGCGGAGCAGACCCCGGGGTACCTGAAGCCGCTGCCGGCCGTGGTGGTGGTGATCGACGAATTCGCCGATATGATGATGATCGTCGGCAAGAAGGTGGAACAGCTGATCGCGCGTATCGCGCAGAAGGCCCGCGCCGCCGGCATCCACCTGCTGCTGGCCACCCAGCGGCCCTCGGTGGATGTGATCACCGGCCTGATCAAGGCCAATGTACCCACCCGGATCGCCTTCCAGGTTTCCTCCAAGGTGGACTCGCGCACCATTCTCGACCAGGGCGGCGCTGAACAGTTGCTGGGCCACGGGGACATGCTCTACCTGCCCCCGGGCAGCGGCGTGCCGGTGCGGGTGCACGGCGCCTTTGTGGACGACCACGAGGTGCACAAAGTGGTGGCGGACTGGAGCCGGCGCGGTGAGCCGGAGTATATCGACGGTATCGTCGACGACACCAACAACAGCATCCCGGTACCCGGCCTGCAGACTGAGGGCGGCGAGGACGACGACCCGGAAACCGATGCCCTCTACGACGAAGCAGTGGCCTTCGTCACCAAGTCCCGCAAGGCCTCCATCTCCTCGGTACAGCGGCAGCTGCGTATCGGCTACAATCGCGCCGCGCGGATCATCGACGCCATGGAAGCCGCCGGCGTGGTGTCCGAGGCCGGGCACAACGGCAACCGGGAAGTACTGGCGCCGCCGCCGGCCTGA
- a CDS encoding replication-associated recombination protein A: MSDLFQSTPAHQPLAARMRPESLAQYMGQTHLLGPGKPLREAVERGQLHSMVLWGPPGVGKTTFARLLARECDARFATLSAVLAGVKEIRQAVAEAKQYSSRTILFVDEVHRFNKAQQDAFLPYVEEGTVTFVGATTENPAFELNNALLSRCRVYLLRSLSEEELLGLLRRALDEDAELKERKPSIAPEILQKIARAADGDARSALNLLEIACDLAQEEGGRFVIDEEVLAEVLSADVRRFDKGGDYFYDQISALHKAVRGSDPDAALYWFARMVDGGCDPLYIARRAVRMASEDIGNADPRALQIALNAWDVQERLGSPEGELAIAQAIAYLAVAAKSNAVYSAYKRVLADVRRDPSYEVPVHLRNAPTKLAKSLAHGADYRYAHDEPDAFAAGENYFPEEIAGRSYYQPVPRGLELKIGEKLDNLHKRNQESPWQRYRNTEKNET; the protein is encoded by the coding sequence ATGAGCGACCTGTTTCAGTCCACTCCCGCACACCAGCCCCTGGCCGCGCGCATGCGGCCGGAATCCCTGGCCCAGTATATGGGCCAGACGCATTTGCTGGGGCCGGGAAAACCCCTGCGCGAAGCGGTGGAGCGGGGCCAGCTCCACTCCATGGTGCTCTGGGGCCCGCCCGGCGTGGGCAAGACCACATTTGCCCGCCTGCTGGCCAGGGAGTGTGACGCGCGCTTCGCGACCCTGTCCGCGGTACTCGCCGGGGTCAAGGAGATCCGCCAGGCGGTGGCGGAGGCAAAGCAGTACAGCAGCCGCACCATCCTGTTCGTGGATGAAGTGCACCGCTTCAACAAAGCCCAGCAGGACGCCTTCCTGCCCTACGTGGAAGAGGGCACCGTCACCTTTGTCGGCGCCACCACGGAAAACCCCGCCTTCGAGCTGAACAACGCGCTGCTGTCGCGCTGCCGGGTCTACCTGCTGCGCAGCCTTTCCGAGGAGGAACTTCTGGGCCTTTTGCGGCGAGCACTGGATGAAGACGCCGAACTGAAGGAGCGAAAACCGTCGATCGCCCCGGAGATTCTGCAGAAGATCGCCAGAGCCGCCGACGGCGATGCCCGCAGCGCCCTCAACCTGCTGGAGATCGCCTGCGACCTGGCACAGGAGGAGGGCGGCCGTTTCGTGATCGACGAGGAGGTGCTGGCGGAGGTACTGAGCGCCGATGTGCGCCGTTTCGACAAGGGCGGCGACTACTTCTACGACCAGATCTCCGCGCTGCACAAGGCGGTTCGCGGCTCCGATCCGGACGCCGCGCTCTACTGGTTTGCACGCATGGTGGACGGCGGCTGTGACCCGCTTTACATCGCCCGCCGCGCGGTGCGCATGGCCAGCGAGGATATCGGCAATGCCGACCCCCGCGCCCTGCAGATCGCGCTCAACGCCTGGGATGTACAGGAACGCCTGGGCAGCCCGGAAGGGGAGCTGGCAATCGCCCAGGCCATCGCCTACCTCGCCGTGGCGGCCAAGAGCAACGCTGTGTACAGTGCCTACAAGCGGGTTCTGGCGGACGTGCGCCGGGACCCGAGCTACGAGGTGCCGGTACACCTGCGCAACGCGCCCACCAAGCTGGCCAAGAGCCTGGCCCACGGCGCCGACTACCGCTACGCCCACGACGAGCCGGACGCCTTCGCCGCCGGGGAAAACTACTTCCCCGAGGAAATCGCCGGGCGCAGCTACTACCAGCCGGTGCCTCGCGGCCTGGAATTGAAAATTGGCGAAAAACTGGACAACCTTCACAAGCGGAACCAGGAAAGCCCTTGGCAACGCTATAGAAATACCGAAAAAAACGAAACATAG
- the cysG gene encoding siroheme synthase CysG — MRYLPLAFDVQDRPCLLVGGGAVATRKARLLARAGARLTVVAPEITDELRQLIDDSDGRFFRATYHADFLDGAELVIAATADPAVNAEVSADARQRKLPVNAVDAPELCSFTFPAIVERGPLAIGISSGGAAPVLAQRLRAQLEALLSPGIGALAELSMRVRDKVKTALPEPQRKDFWRWVFSGPVASRVEAGKTSEGEAELLAALNNWRGSAAPVGEVYLVGGGPGDPDLLTFRALRLMQQADVVLYDRLVSPQVLDLVRRDAERIYVGKKKEFHSVPQDGINQLLVDLAGKGKKVLRLKGGDPFIFGRGGEEIDKLAEARIPFQVVPGITAASGCSTYAGIPLTHRDYAQSVRFITGHLKEGELQLPWKELASPGQTLVFYMGLTGLPTICKQLISHGMPANTPVALVEKGTTREQRVVVGDLSSIPALAEKKSVEAPALTIIGGVVSLHKKLRWYQP; from the coding sequence TTGCGCTATCTGCCCCTCGCATTTGACGTTCAAGACCGCCCCTGCCTGTTGGTGGGCGGCGGCGCCGTGGCCACACGCAAGGCGCGGCTACTGGCCCGGGCCGGGGCCCGGCTGACGGTTGTGGCCCCGGAGATCACCGATGAATTGCGCCAGCTGATCGACGACAGCGACGGACGGTTTTTTCGCGCCACCTATCACGCGGATTTCCTCGACGGCGCAGAGCTGGTGATCGCCGCCACCGCCGATCCGGCTGTCAACGCCGAAGTCTCCGCCGACGCACGGCAACGGAAGCTGCCCGTCAACGCGGTGGATGCTCCCGAGCTGTGCTCTTTCACTTTTCCCGCCATTGTCGAGCGCGGCCCGCTCGCCATCGGCATCAGCAGCGGCGGTGCGGCGCCGGTACTGGCCCAGCGGCTGCGCGCCCAGCTGGAGGCACTGCTCTCACCGGGTATCGGCGCTCTGGCGGAACTGTCGATGCGCGTGCGCGATAAAGTAAAAACCGCGCTGCCGGAACCACAGCGCAAGGATTTCTGGCGCTGGGTTTTCTCCGGGCCGGTGGCTTCCAGGGTGGAGGCGGGCAAGACCTCCGAGGGCGAGGCCGAACTACTCGCCGCATTGAACAACTGGCGCGGCTCAGCCGCGCCAGTGGGGGAGGTCTACCTGGTGGGCGGCGGCCCCGGGGACCCGGATCTACTCACCTTCCGTGCTCTGCGCCTGATGCAGCAGGCGGACGTGGTGCTCTACGACCGCCTGGTGTCGCCGCAGGTACTGGACCTGGTGCGCCGCGACGCGGAACGCATCTATGTGGGCAAGAAAAAGGAATTCCACTCGGTGCCCCAGGATGGCATCAACCAGCTGCTGGTGGACCTGGCGGGAAAGGGCAAGAAAGTCCTGCGCCTGAAGGGCGGGGACCCGTTTATCTTCGGCCGCGGTGGCGAGGAGATCGACAAACTGGCGGAGGCGCGAATTCCGTTTCAGGTGGTGCCGGGCATCACTGCGGCATCCGGCTGCTCCACCTACGCGGGTATTCCGCTGACCCACCGGGACTACGCGCAATCCGTGCGCTTTATCACCGGCCACCTGAAAGAGGGCGAACTGCAATTGCCCTGGAAGGAACTGGCGTCGCCGGGGCAGACGCTGGTTTTCTACATGGGGCTCACCGGCCTGCCCACCATCTGCAAGCAATTGATTTCCCACGGCATGCCGGCGAATACACCGGTCGCACTGGTGGAAAAGGGCACCACCAGGGAACAGCGGGTGGTAGTAGGCGACCTGTCGTCAATCCCCGCGCTGGCGGAGAAAAAATCCGTCGAGGCGCCGGCACTCACCATCATTGGCGGCGTTGTCAGCCTGCATAAAAAACTGCGCTGGTATCAGCCCTGA
- the crcB gene encoding fluoride efflux transporter CrcB, with amino-acid sequence MQWLAIALGGAVGAILRHLITVWSYPVFNGKFPLGTLIVNVSGSFLIGIVYVLIVERGMLGPEWRLLLMTGLFGALTTFSTFSLESLMLWHNGQPLTALAYILISLVLCLSATGCALALAAKYL; translated from the coding sequence ATGCAATGGCTGGCAATTGCCCTCGGGGGCGCAGTGGGGGCTATTCTTCGCCACCTGATTACCGTTTGGAGCTACCCGGTCTTCAACGGAAAATTTCCGCTTGGGACCCTGATCGTCAACGTCAGCGGTTCCTTTCTGATCGGCATCGTCTATGTGCTGATCGTCGAACGGGGCATGCTCGGCCCCGAGTGGCGACTGCTGCTGATGACTGGCCTGTTCGGGGCCCTGACAACCTTCTCCACCTTCTCGCTGGAAAGCCTGATGTTGTGGCACAATGGCCAACCTTTGACGGCCCTGGCCTACATTCTGATCAGCCTGGTCCTGTGCCTGAGCGCCACCGGCTGCGCCCTTGCACTGGCCGCGAAATATTTGTAA